In Rattus norvegicus strain BN/NHsdMcwi chromosome 1, GRCr8, whole genome shotgun sequence, a genomic segment contains:
- the Fbxo30 gene encoding F-box only protein 30, with protein MEEEVQQHSHCVNCVSRRCMTRPEPGVSCDLIGCPLVCGAVFHSCKADEHRLLCPFERVPCLNSNFGCPFTLARNKVAEHLEMCPASVVCCTMEWNRWPVSYSDRKSYESLSRDADEVSQLDMALALQDQRMLLESLKVATMMSKATGKISKPREQISVNSSVQEVPRANGLVSADEESYGALYEATVETTRSLAAALDILNSATRDIGMLNTSLQGTTNEMDEESNRESSQDRNAKDQDHLDEGEIGAVGGIDYTGTSQNAQAEQNGSSDLLCNLNTSSYDTSALCNGFPLEKMCTQVKDQDQNFHGDSTESNITNGDCVEADGTSEPPSSLLVAEQLKEGSALPDSTYQHILMPDEDDDEDLCWKKDLGDSKDVNGSPLSHATSFKFLSNSWYIPKEDKAVDTSDLEVAEDPMGLQGIDLITAALLFCLGDSPGGRGISDSRMVDVYHVDFGTQTFSLPSAILATNTMVGEIASASACDHANPQLSNPSPFQTLGLDLVLECVARYQPKQRSMFTFVCGQLFRRKEFSSHFKNVHGDIHAGLNGWMEQRCPLAYYGCTYSQRRFCPSTQGAKIIHDRHLRSFGVQPCVSTALEEPSRNCVLGLRSDHLSSLPFEVLQHIAGFLDGFSLCQLACVSRLMRDICGSLLQSRGMVILQWGKKKYPEGNSSWQIKEKVWRFSTAFCSVNDWKFADILSMADHLKKCSYNVIEKREEAIPLPCMCVTRELTKEGRSLRSVLKPVL; from the exons ATGGAGGAAGAGGTACAGCAGCACTCACACTGTGTGAACTGTGTCAGTAGAAGGTGTATGACCAGACCAGAGCCTGGCGTTTCCTGTGACTTGATTGGTTGTCCATTGGTTTGTGGAGCAGTCTTCCATTCTTGTAAAGCTGATGAGCATCGACTCTTGTGTCCTTTTGAACGAGTACCCTGCTTAAATAGTAACTTTGGGTGTCCATTTACCCTGGCACGAAATAAAGTTGCTGAACATCTCGAAATGTGTCCTGCAAGTGTGGTGTGCTGCACTATGGAGTGGAACCGATGGCCCGTTAGTTATTCAGACCGCAAGTCATATGAAAGTCTAAGCAGAGATGCTGATGAAGTGTCACAGTTAGACATGGCTTTGGCCCTTCAAGATCAAAGAATGCTTTTGGAATCTCTCAAAGTAGCCACCATGATGTCAAAAGCAACTGGTAAAATATCTAAACCTAGAGAACAGATCTCAGTGAACTCAAGTGTTCAGGAAGTACCACGTGCTAATGGGTTGGTGTCCGCTGACGAAGAGTCATATGGTGCACTTTATGAAGCTACTGTAGAAACAACCAGAAGCTTGGCTGCTGCTTTAGATATCCTAAACTCTGCCACAAGAGATATTGGCATGTTAAATACAAGTCTCCAAGGTACCACAAATGAAATGGATGAGGAGAGTAACAGAGAAAGCTCCCAGGACAGAAACGCGAAAGACCAGGATCACCTTGACGAGGGTGAGATAGGGGCAGTAGGTGGAATTGATTATACTGGCACAAGTCAGAATGCTCAGGCTGAACAAAATGGCTCAAGTGATTTATTATGCAACTTAAATACAAGTTCTTACGATACTTCTGCTCTTTGTAATGGCTTTCCTTTGGAAAAGATGTGTACACAGGTCAAAGACCAGGATCAAAATTTTCATGGTGATTCCACAGAAAGTAACATAACAAATGGAGACTGTGTGGAAGCTGATGGTACTTCAGAACCTCCCAGTTCACTTTTAGTAGCagaacaacttaaggaaggaagtgCTTTGCCAGATAGTACCTATCAACATATCCTCATGCCGGACGAAGATGATGATGAGGACTTGTGTTGGAAAAAAGACTTAGGGGACTCGAAAGATGTTAATGGTTCACCTTTGAGTCACGCGACTTCATTCAAGTTTCTTTCTAATTCATGGTATATACCAAAGGAAGACAAAGCAGTCGATACTTCAGATTTAGAGGTTGCAGAAGATCCCATGGGCCTCCAAGGAATAGATCTGATTACAGCAGCATTACTGTTTTGTCTGGGAGATTCTCCAGGTGGGAGGGGCATATCTGATAGCCGCATGGTTGATGTTTATCACGTTGACTTTGGGACACAGACTTTTTCACTTCCATCTGCAATATTAGCTACAAATACAATGGTTGGAGAAATAGCTTCAGCTTCAGCTTGTGATCATGCCAATCCACAGCTTTCAAATCCAAGCCCTTTTCAGACACTTGGGCTGGACTTAGTTTTGGAATGTGTTGCTAGGTACCAGCCTAAGCAGCGTTCAATGTTTACCTTTGTATGCGGACAGTTATTTAGAAGAAAAGaattttcttcccattttaagaACGTGCATGGTGACATTCACGCTGGACTCAATGGATGGATGGAGCAGAGGTGTCCTTTAGCTTATTATGGTTGTACGTATTCTCAGCGTAGATTTTGCCCTTCAACACAAGGAGCAAAGATCATACATGACCGCCATTTAAGGTCATTTGGAGTTCAGCCATGTGTATCTACAGCATTAGAAGAGCCTTCTAGAAACTGTGTGTTGGGATTACGTAGTGACCATCTAAGTAGTCTCCCTTTTGAGGTACTCCAACATATTGCAGGCTTCCTTGATGGCTTCAGTTTATGCCAGCTTGCATGTGTATCCAGGCTAATGAGGGACATTTGTGGCAGTTTACTTCAGTCTCGTGGAATGGTAATATTGCAGTGGGGGAAAAAGAAGTATCCAGAAGGAAATTCATCCTGGCAGATAAAAGAAAAG GTGTGGCGATTCAGTACTGCATTTTGTTCTGTTAATGACTGGAAGTTTGCAGACATCCTGAGCATGGCTGACCACTTGAAGAAATGCAGTTACAATGTTATAGAGAAGCGGGAGGAAGCAATCCCATTGCCATGTATGTGCGTGACTCGAGAACTCACAAAAGAAGGACGTTCCCTGCGCTCAGTTTTAAAGCCCGTACTGTAA